The proteins below are encoded in one region of Polypterus senegalus isolate Bchr_013 chromosome 2, ASM1683550v1, whole genome shotgun sequence:
- the LOC120524138 gene encoding olfactory receptor 13D1-like has translation MKDLNGTERAVKEFYLVGVPGLQDRQNLLCIVFLLLYMAVMAGNLLMLYLVLLDQRLHTPMYFFLCHLSVLDVLLSTLILPKMMAVFLLEDRLISFAGCFLQMYLILASGSTEYLIMIVMAYDRYVAIMKPLHYHLIINGKVCVVLTTVAWALGYTAPLLHVLDAMSLPYCGPNIVQYCYCDYSSVASLACADVTDVLKKANVAAMCVVNIPLALILGSYFIIILHIYSRSTEDCKKAFSTCASHLFIVSVSYFSTDLLYITAVTGSVSADNRVIMGVLSYLLTPLLNPIVYSLRNKQIKQASEKYLTFSCGSKTL, from the coding sequence ATGAAGGACCTCAACGGGACAGAACGTGCAGTCAAAGAATTCTATCTGGTGGGCGTCCCGGGACTTCAGGACCGCCAGAATCTTCTGTGCATTGTGTTTCTGCTACTCTACATGGCAGTGATGGCTGGTAACCTCCTGATGCTGTACCTGGTGCTCCTGGACCagaggctccacactcccatgtACTTCTTCCTCTGTCACTTATCTGTCTTAGATGTCCTCCTGTCGACTCTCATCCTACCAAAAATGATGGCCGTCTTCTTGCTTGAGGACAGACTCATTTCTTTTGCCGGATGTTTCCTGCAGATGTATTTGATTCTGGCATCTGGAAGTACAGAATACTTAATCATGATAGTCATGGCCTACGACCGATACGTTGCAATTATGAAGCCGCTTCACTACCATCTCATTATCAACGGTAAAGTCTGCGTTGTGTTGACCACTGTAGCCTGGGCCCTGGGGTACACGGCCCCTCTACTCCATGTCCTCGATGCCATGTCACTTCCATACTGCGGCCCCAATATCGTGCAGTACTGCTACTGCGACTACTCTTCAGTGGCGTCCCTGGCGTGTGCAGATGTTACCGATGTTTTGAAAAAGGCAAATGTTGCTGCCATGTGTGTTGTAAACATCCCCCTGGCACTTATACTTGGATCATATTTCATAATAATCCTACATATTTACTCCCGGAGTACGGAAGACTGCAAGAAAGCTTTTTCCACGTGCGCCTCCCATTTGTTCATTGTGTCCGTTTCTTACTTCTCGACTGATTTGCTGTATATAACAGCTGTGACTGGCAGCGTGTCTGCCGATAACCGAGTCATAATGGGAGTGTTAAGTTACTTGCTGACGCCGCTATTGAACCCCATCGTTTACAGTCTGAGGAATAAGCAAATCAAGCAGGCCTCCGAGAAATATCTTACCTTCTCGTGCGGATCCAAAACTCTTTAG